DNA from Marinagarivorans cellulosilyticus:
ATTTACGATTACTACAAATCTTGCGGTTACAATACTGTTGTTATGGGCGCAAGCTTCCGTAACATCGGCGAGATCGAAGCCCTTGCCGGTTGTGACCGTTTAACCATTGGTCCAGCATTATTAGATCAACTGCAAAAAGACGAAGGCACCTTAGAGCAAGCTTTAAGCGCTGAAGGTAAGTCTGGCGGCGAGAAAATCGTTGAGACCGAAGCACAATTCCGCTTCAGCAACAACGAAGATGCAATGGCCACCGACAAACTTGCAGACGGCATCCGTCGCTTTGTTGTTGACATGGTTAACCTAGAAAACTTCTTAGCCTCTAAAAAGGGCTAAGACGTTACCTATGCTGTCGAAAATACTCGACATTTTTCAGGCCGAAATGCGGCCTGAAACTAACGCCGCACTCAGCGAGGAGCAAAAACGCCTTGCCTGTGCGGCGCTGCTTATTGAAGTCGCCATTGTTGATAACGAGTTTGATGCAAAAGAACTCGCCTGTTTACAACGCGTACTTGAAGACAGTTTTGATATCCCCAAAAACCAAAGTGCCGAACTTATTACCCTTGCACAAAACGAATGCATGGAATCTACATCCATGTACCAGTTTACACAGCAAATCAACCTACACTGTTCGCCACAAGATAAGTTCGATTTAATTGTTGGCATGTGGCGCATTGCATATGCTGATGGCGAACTCGACAAATATGAAGAGTATGTAATTCGCAAAGTTGCAGACTTAATTCATGTTGCCCATGGCGATTTTATCCGCGCAAAACATCACAGTCGACCTAGCCAATAATTGTCGCTCGCAGCCTTTTAACCGCTCACCCCACCTTTTATATTGTTGACGCAAACCAAGCTAAGTCGCCTAAGCTTCTTACCTATACTAACGACACTCAATAACTATGAATTTACTGTTGCTACGTGAAAGTGATGTCATTAATAACGCACAAACCGTGCTCAATGATTATCGAGCCGAACATATTATTAAGGTTTTAAAACTTCCCGTTAACCACACACTCACTATTGGGGCAATTAATGGCATGGTGGGCACCGCCACAGTATTAGCCATTGCGAACAATACCGTTACCCTTGGCAACATAACATTAACAGCGCCGCCGCCAGCGCAAATTGATGTCGAATTAATTCTAGCGCTACCTAGGCCACGCATGCTGCAACGCAGCCTGCAAACCATTGCGACTATGGGAGTAAAAAAACTCCATTTAATCCATACCCAGCGGGTCGAAAAAAGTTTTTGGCAAACGCCACTATTAAAAGAGGATTCTATTGCGGAACAACTAATACTGGGGCTAGAACAGGCCAAAGCCACGCAAATCCCCGAAGTTATTCAACACAAAAAGTGGCGCCCTTTTATTCAAGACCAACTACCCCTAATGCAACAACAACAAAAAATTATTGCCCATCCAGGGAGTTACCCTAAAGCTACACCGCTAACAGCGCAGTCCTCTGTACTTGCCATAGGGCCAGAGGGAGGCTTTACCCAAGAAGAAGTCGATACCTTTTTAAGTAACCAGTTTTCCCCGGTACAATTAGGCGATCGCATTTTACGCGTAGAAACTGCCGTGCCTGTGTTATTGGCCAAACTATTTTAGGTCGCCCCGCTTTGCCAGAAGCACCCTAGCGCTATTAATCCAATAGCTTTTTCTTTGCCGCCGCAAACTCTTCTTCAGTTATAGCACCGCTATCTCGCAATGCTTTTAATCGCTCTAGTTCAGAAACTGTATCGCCACTAGCGCCAGCATGGGGCGAGGGTAAAACATCACCAGCAAAACGGACATTCAATAAAGGCTCCGGCGCCTGACCGCCAAAAAACGCACGTATTTTTTGCAAAATGTACTTCAACAGTCGCCACAGTTTCGGCAGTAACCATATCGCCAGCGCAACAAACACAATTAACAACGCCAAAAATACCAGCGGATGGTTTAAGGCTGCCCACAATCCTGCGAGCACCACTAAGTCTTCTGCAAAAGAAGCCCCCCAATTAGACAGCGGTTCCGGCGAAGTGTTAATAAGCATGCGTGTGCCAGCTTTTGTGGCATGGCTTGTTGTAGCTAAACCACCGCCGACAATCGCTGCTGCCAGCTCCATAACTGGAGACACATCTCCCACCGCACCAGCCGCCAACAAAGCGCCAGCCGGAATGCGCACAAAGGTATGAATTGCATCCCAGCCAGTATCAACACCAGGGATCTTATCGGCAAAAAATTCCACGCAATACATTAAACCTGCCGCCGCAAGTACAAGGGGGTTCTCGAGTATTTGTAAGTCTGGCGGCAAATCAATATTTCCCGTAGCACTACCAAAACCCAACACCAGTAGCACCGCATATAGGTTAATCCCGCTAGCCCAACTGGCTCCCATTGTTAACGCCAATGTAGCAATAATACTTTCGTAGGCTTCCACTATAGAGTCTCCCTCATATATTGATTTAATTCGGCAAGTCGCTCGGGGGTTCCTACATCCAGCCAGTAACCCGAATAAAGTTCACCCCGAATAGTTCTATTTTTTATTCCCCAACTAAAAATTTCACGCAACGGAAATTTTTGCCGGCACCTTGGATACCGCCGAATCATTTCAGGGTTTATGACGCTAATACCAGAAAACGTCAATGCTCCACCCTGCTCTGCCGCCATTTTTTTATCGTAAACGCAACCTTCGCTCCCTAAAACAAAATCACCCTCTGGGTTATGTTCGGGATTATTCACCATTACAAAGTAAGCTCCGGCGGCAGCCACTTGTGCCCGCGCAATAACACGGCTTAAATCGACACCACAAAAAACATCGCCATTAACTAATAAAAAAGGCGCCTGCCCAAGTATTGGCAGCGCAAAATGTAATGCGCCGCCAGTTTCCAGCGGTTCGCTTTCTTGGCTGATTGTTATCGTAGCCAAACCTTTTCGAGCGCGAACATAGGCCTCGATTTGTTCGCCCAAATAAGCCGTATTGATAACAATGTCGCGAACCCCTGCCGCTTCAAGTTTTTGCAACCAATGTTCTAATAAAGGTTTGCCACCAGCCTGCAACAAAGGCTTCGGACAAGTACGCGTGAGCGGCAGCATTCTTTCGCCTTTACCAGCGGCTAAGATCATAGCTTTCACGGCTGAATTTCCACTGAACGATACCAAGGCTGCTGTTTTATTAGCGGCATCAATTGTTGCTCAAACCATTGCGCTACCGGCTTGCCCTCGGGGTAGCCTTCTAGCACTTGCAGCACATAAGCAAGTACAAGGGGTAGATCCTGTAAGTACTGCGCTTTACCGTCCCTTAAATGCAAGCGAGAAAAAATCCCCAATACTTTTAAATGACGCTGTAGGCCCATCATATCGAGCGCCTGTAAAAATTCGCTTTCGGAACTCATTTGCAACAATGGTGGCAGGGCTTTTCGATACGCCAAGGCTTGCGAACGAACAAAACTTGCAGGCCAACACTGATAACAATCTTTTAAGAGCGACACAATGTCGTAGGTCACCGGCCCCACAACGGCATCTTGAAAATCAATAAAACCTAATTGATTAAGATCACCACTTTGAACATGAATA
Protein-coding regions in this window:
- a CDS encoding TerB family tellurite resistance protein, which produces MLSKILDIFQAEMRPETNAALSEEQKRLACAALLIEVAIVDNEFDAKELACLQRVLEDSFDIPKNQSAELITLAQNECMESTSMYQFTQQINLHCSPQDKFDLIVGMWRIAYADGELDKYEEYVIRKVADLIHVAHGDFIRAKHHSRPSQ
- a CDS encoding 16S rRNA (uracil(1498)-N(3))-methyltransferase translates to MNLLLLRESDVINNAQTVLNDYRAEHIIKVLKLPVNHTLTIGAINGMVGTATVLAIANNTVTLGNITLTAPPPAQIDVELILALPRPRMLQRSLQTIATMGVKKLHLIHTQRVEKSFWQTPLLKEDSIAEQLILGLEQAKATQIPEVIQHKKWRPFIQDQLPLMQQQQKIIAHPGSYPKATPLTAQSSVLAIGPEGGFTQEEVDTFLSNQFSPVQLGDRILRVETAVPVLLAKLF
- a CDS encoding DUF4126 family protein — translated: MEAYESIIATLALTMGASWASGINLYAVLLVLGFGSATGNIDLPPDLQILENPLVLAAAGLMYCVEFFADKIPGVDTGWDAIHTFVRIPAGALLAAGAVGDVSPVMELAAAIVGGGLATTSHATKAGTRMLINTSPEPLSNWGASFAEDLVVLAGLWAALNHPLVFLALLIVFVALAIWLLPKLWRLLKYILQKIRAFFGGQAPEPLLNVRFAGDVLPSPHAGASGDTVSELERLKALRDSGAITEEEFAAAKKKLLD
- a CDS encoding nucleotidyltransferase family protein — its product is MILAAGKGERMLPLTRTCPKPLLQAGGKPLLEHWLQKLEAAGVRDIVINTAYLGEQIEAYVRARKGLATITISQESEPLETGGALHFALPILGQAPFLLVNGDVFCGVDLSRVIARAQVAAAGAYFVMVNNPEHNPEGDFVLGSEGCVYDKKMAAEQGGALTFSGISVINPEMIRRYPRCRQKFPLREIFSWGIKNRTIRGELYSGYWLDVGTPERLAELNQYMRETL